The Falco cherrug isolate bFalChe1 chromosome 6, bFalChe1.pri, whole genome shotgun sequence genome window below encodes:
- the LOC102056785 gene encoding zinc finger protein 91-like isoform X1, which yields MRAGSCPAVRPCRDMSVKQGSSELADDSESNVFEIVLPITILVLSDDDFLWAEAEEQAASVPELRKESKQEGHLNNRVFLKSDVTPANDSDSLSILEENKPASNKDCSVKYSEEHWVAESACNNHFDLLSDHCDADTDKYRQNDMLPTLSCKTQLTEVNKTSDGEKCDSDDGFQIRLPLSSADSEGRDDTVGTSGQLTLTVVSQHEEELVSVASVLSDGGQETQPEIHKETEAVVKMEDPDSSKNGENEANNIKGSKYEGETLSSLLEHGLKELKFTYNCSAPLLNGCSPNSEELLKDVGKLETNTSPSAASNTTGEHICETLRPHAKKRNRKQKVVSPHASPKEFQSQQEGLACLSNSVTIKRLSKASCSLNKNERLNLKCRLCNSVYKSTTHLKKHIYSAHKYKKIHKFYFCKRIFLFSLNLKNHLKFHKKITRLQKARKNRINARKVRQRRSKERKSDTKKKESKYEKFFIRIKRDFTPLGVLISFSCKIRFFASSKPRIFIHHMKGHKERPPYQCPQCDYSCVSLSYLLNHMYWHAGYKLYQCRFCTFFSLYYASMVRHSYVHTGTKLYSCEFCQFSFTGTTGLNRHRRLCAGKETCQEQQLHLRGRKRTQRPLKNYTCDECNIVFYTRGRLSFHKKCHEQFKATANSYTNGSNEYHKSKICESDSDSKDCVSLPLSGKENCLNGGMLASEVEFEWADDVCDNKKMCSGKKFPENSHGSSSLPVIGNKSEAPLNSYNTDAIISKEGHLFDSKACHSQVQDDNAYHKFVENTKDVWPLNLSTFKTYKCQHCNYATAVHSDFKLHLEIHTDGRPFVCKECNKTFKTSNHLQKHSVTHIRDGYEFGHSFYVDNSLENLELCRKISLCPERDFAFLEGSNGIHSLHGSEVRGLQPDVRRGEENYLLAQSQPQFYQCAQCEYATYVLGNLEVHVRTHTGEKPYSCGVCQKKFRTSSHLRRHSVTHFNIGYLKCRSCDYSTNKWLSLKKHLASHSSEESSSTGWLCEQKLLPFKIHTCEVCGYCTPRNGNLKLHLRIHTGEKPFKCGQCAVAFRTSSHLKRHLLTH from the exons ATGCGAGCAGGGAGCTGTCCGGCCGTCCGTCCGTGTCGGGACATGTCAGTGAAACAGGGGAGCTCGGAGCTGGCCGACGACAGCG AGTCGAATGTCTTTGAAATCGTTCTCCCGATCACTATCTTAGTGCTGAGCGATGATGACTTTCTCTGGGCGGAGGCTGAGGAGCAAGCAGCCAGCGTTCCAGAGCTGAGGAAGGAGAGCAAGCAGGAGGGTCACCTAAACAACAGGGTTTTCCTCAAAAGTGATGTGACACCTGCAAATGACAGTGATAGTTTAAGcattctggaagaaaacaagccTGCTTCAAATAAGGATTGTAGTGTGAAATACTCTGAAGAACATTGGGTTGCTGAGAGTGCATGTAACAACCATTTTGATCTGTTAAGTGACCACTGTGATGCAGACACAGATAAATATAGGCAAAATGACATGTTGCCTACATTGTCTTGCAAAACACAGCTTACAGAGGTAAACAAAACCAGTGACGGAGAAAAATGTGATAGTGATGATGGCTTTCAGATTCGGCtgcctctctcctctgctgACAGTGAGGGCAGAGATGATACCGTTGGGACAAGCGGACAGCTGACTTTGACAGTGGTATCCCAACATGAAGAGGAACTTGTCAGTGTTGCAAGTGTTCTTTCTGATGGTGGTCAAGAGACACAACCAGAAATCCACAAGGAGACGGAGGCAGTTGTTAAAATGGAAG ATCCTGATTCTTCAAAGAATGGAGAAAATGAAGCTAATAACATAAAGGGAAGCAAATATGAAGGTGAAACTCTGAGTTCTCTTTTGGAACATGGcttgaaagaactgaaatttaCCTATAATTGTTCTGCTCCACTTCTTAATGGATGTTCTCCTAATTCAGAAGAACTGCTAAAAGATGTAGGGAAACTGGAGACAAACACTTCCCCTTCTGCTGCATCAAATACTACTGGAGAGCATATTTGTGAGACATTAAGGCCACATGCTAAGAAAAGAAACCGGAAACAAAAAGTTGTTTCTCCTCATGCAAGCCCAAAAGAATTCCAAAGCCAGCAGGAAGGTTTGGCATGCCTAAGTAATAGTGTGACCATCAAACGTCTTTCTAAAGCATCTTGTTCTTTAAATAAGAATGAAAGGTTGAATTTGAAGTGCAGGCTTTGTAATTCTGTATATAAAAGCACTACACATCtaaagaaacatatttattcAGCTcataaatataagaaaatacacaaattcTACTTTTGTAAAAgaatctttctcttttctctcaaCCTTAAGAATCACCTTAAATTTCATAAGAAAATCACTAGGTtgcaaaaggcaagaaaaaatagaataaatgcGAGAAAAGTTAGACAGAGAAgatccaaagaaagaaaatctgacaccaagaaaaaagaaagtaagtaTGAGAAATTTTTCATCAGAATTAAACGGGACTTTACACCTCTGGGTGTGCTGATTagtttttcttgcaaaattcGTTTCTTTGCTTCATCAAAGCCTAGGATTTTTATTCATCACATGAAGGGACATAAAGAGAGGCCACCTTACCAGTGTCCTCAGTGCGATTACTCCTGTGTTAGCTTATCCTATCTGTTAAATCACATGTATTGGCATGCTGGGTATAAGCTGTACCAGTGCAGGTTTTGCACCTTTTTTTCGTTGTATTATGCAAGCATGGTAAGGCATAGCTATGTACATACTGGGACTAAACTGTATTCCTGTGAGTTCTGCCAGTTCTCATTCACAGGCACCACGGGGTTAAACAGACACAGAAGATTATGTGCTGGCAAGGAAACATGCCAAGAGCAGCAACTCCACCTACGTGGAAGAAAGAGAACTCAAAGACCTTTAAAGAATTACACATGTGATGAGTGTAACATAGTGTTTTATACGAGAGGACGTCTCAGCTTCCATAAGAAATGTCATGAACAGTTTAAGGCTACTGCTAATAGTTATACAAATGGGAGCAATGAATatcataaaagcaaaatatgtgAATCTGACAGTGATTCTAAGGACTGTGTTTCTCTACCTCTTTCTGGTAAGGAAAATTGTCTCAATGGGGGAATGCTGGCTTCTGAAGTAGAATTTGAGTGGGCAGATGATGTGTGTGACAATAAGAAAATGTGCTCTGGAAAGAAATTCCCTGAAAACAGCCATGGAAGCAGCAGCTTACCTGTTATCGGCAATAAATCAGAAGCTCCTCTGAACTCATACAACACAGATGCTATCATTTCCAAAGAGGGACATCTCTTTGACTCCAAGGCCTGTCATTCACAAGTTCAAGATGATAATGCATATCATAAATTTGTGGAAAACACAAAGGATGTGTGGCCTTTAAATTTGTCTACATTCAAAACGTACAAGTGCCAGCACTGCAACTATGCTACCGCTGTTCATAGTGACTTTAAGCTGCACCTAGAAATACATACAGATGGAAGGCCCTTTGTGTGTAAAGAATGCAAtaagacatttaaaacatcAAACCATTTGCAGAAACACAGTGTTACCCACATAAGGGATGGGTATGAGTTTGGCCATAGCTTCTATGTAGATAACAGCTTAGAGAATCTTGAATTGTGTCGTAAAATCAGCCTGTGTCCAGAAAGAGACTTCGCTTTCTTGGAAGGTTCAAACGGCATCCATTCCTTGCATGGTTCAGAAGTCCGTGGACTACAGCCAGATGTCCGAAGGGGcgaagaaaattatttgctagCACAAAGTCAGCCACAATTCTATCAGTGTGCACAGTGTGAGTATGCTACTTATGTTTTAGGCAATCTTGAAGTACATGTAAGAACTCACACAGGTGAGAAACCTTACAGCTGTGGTGTTTGTCAGAAGAAGTTTCGTACTTCCAGTCACCTGAGAAGACACAGTGTGACACATTTTAATATAGGGTATTTAAAGTGCAGGAGCTGTGACTATTCAACAAACAAATGGTTGTCCTTGAAAAAGCATCTGGCCTCACACTCTTCTGAGGAAAGCTCATCTACTGGCTGGCTCTGTGAACAAAAGCTGCTACCTTTCAAAATACATACTTGTGAAGTGTGTGGCTATTGCACACCCCGCAATGGAAACTTGAAGCTACATTTGAGAATTCATACAGGGGAGAAGCCATTCAAGTGTGGTCAGTGTGCTGTTGCTTTCCGCACATCTAGCCATCTGAAGAGGCACTTACTGACTCACTAA
- the LOC102056785 gene encoding uncharacterized protein LOC102056785 isoform X3 codes for MRAGSCPAVRPCRDMSVKQGSSELADDSESNVFEIVLPITILVLSDDDFLWAEAEEQAASVPELRKESKQEGHLNNRVFLKSDVTPANDSDSLSILEENKPASNKDCSVKYSEEHWVAESACNNHFDLLSDHCDADTDKYRQNDMLPTLSCKTQLTEVNKTSDGEKCDSDDGFQIRLPLSSADSEGRDDTVGTSGQLTLTVVSQHEEELVSVASVLSDGGQETQPEIHKETEAVVKMEDPDSSKNGENEANNIKGSKYEGETLSSLLEHGLKELKFTYNCSAPLLNGCSPNSEELLKDVGKLETNTSPSAASNTTGEHICETLRPHAKKRNRKQKVVSPHASPKEFQSQQEGLACLSNSVTIKRLSKASCSLNKNERLNLKCRLCNSVYKSTTHLKKHIYSAHKYKKIHKFYFCKRIFLFSLNLKNHLKFHKKITRLQKARKNRINARKVRQRRSKERKSDTKKKERKLSQWGNAGF; via the exons ATGCGAGCAGGGAGCTGTCCGGCCGTCCGTCCGTGTCGGGACATGTCAGTGAAACAGGGGAGCTCGGAGCTGGCCGACGACAGCG AGTCGAATGTCTTTGAAATCGTTCTCCCGATCACTATCTTAGTGCTGAGCGATGATGACTTTCTCTGGGCGGAGGCTGAGGAGCAAGCAGCCAGCGTTCCAGAGCTGAGGAAGGAGAGCAAGCAGGAGGGTCACCTAAACAACAGGGTTTTCCTCAAAAGTGATGTGACACCTGCAAATGACAGTGATAGTTTAAGcattctggaagaaaacaagccTGCTTCAAATAAGGATTGTAGTGTGAAATACTCTGAAGAACATTGGGTTGCTGAGAGTGCATGTAACAACCATTTTGATCTGTTAAGTGACCACTGTGATGCAGACACAGATAAATATAGGCAAAATGACATGTTGCCTACATTGTCTTGCAAAACACAGCTTACAGAGGTAAACAAAACCAGTGACGGAGAAAAATGTGATAGTGATGATGGCTTTCAGATTCGGCtgcctctctcctctgctgACAGTGAGGGCAGAGATGATACCGTTGGGACAAGCGGACAGCTGACTTTGACAGTGGTATCCCAACATGAAGAGGAACTTGTCAGTGTTGCAAGTGTTCTTTCTGATGGTGGTCAAGAGACACAACCAGAAATCCACAAGGAGACGGAGGCAGTTGTTAAAATGGAAG ATCCTGATTCTTCAAAGAATGGAGAAAATGAAGCTAATAACATAAAGGGAAGCAAATATGAAGGTGAAACTCTGAGTTCTCTTTTGGAACATGGcttgaaagaactgaaatttaCCTATAATTGTTCTGCTCCACTTCTTAATGGATGTTCTCCTAATTCAGAAGAACTGCTAAAAGATGTAGGGAAACTGGAGACAAACACTTCCCCTTCTGCTGCATCAAATACTACTGGAGAGCATATTTGTGAGACATTAAGGCCACATGCTAAGAAAAGAAACCGGAAACAAAAAGTTGTTTCTCCTCATGCAAGCCCAAAAGAATTCCAAAGCCAGCAGGAAGGTTTGGCATGCCTAAGTAATAGTGTGACCATCAAACGTCTTTCTAAAGCATCTTGTTCTTTAAATAAGAATGAAAGGTTGAATTTGAAGTGCAGGCTTTGTAATTCTGTATATAAAAGCACTACACATCtaaagaaacatatttattcAGCTcataaatataagaaaatacacaaattcTACTTTTGTAAAAgaatctttctcttttctctcaaCCTTAAGAATCACCTTAAATTTCATAAGAAAATCACTAGGTtgcaaaaggcaagaaaaaatagaataaatgcGAGAAAAGTTAGACAGAGAAgatccaaagaaagaaaatctgacaccaagaaaaaagaaa GAAAATTGTCTCAATGGGGGAATGCTGGCTTCTGA
- the LOC102056785 gene encoding zinc finger protein 91-like isoform X2 has protein sequence MRAGSCPAVRPCRDMSVKQGSSELADDSESNVFEIVLPITILVLSDDDFLWAEAEEQAASVPELRKESKQEGHLNNRVFLKSDVTPANDSDSLSILEENKPASNKDCSVKYSEEHWVAESACNNHFDLLSDHCDADTDKYRQNDMLPTLSCKTQLTEVNKTSDGEKCDSDDGFQIRLPLSSADSEGRDDTVGTSGQLTLTVVSQHEEELVSVASVLSDGGQETQPEIHKETEAVVKMEDPDSSKNGENEANNIKGSKYEGETLSSLLEHGLKELKFTYNCSAPLLNGCSPNSEELLKDVGKLETNTSPSAASNTTGEHICETLRPHAKKRNRKQKVVSPHASPKEFQSQQEGLACLSNSVTIKRLSKASCSLNKNERLNLKCRLCNSVYKSTTHLKKHIYSAHKYKKIHKFYFCKRIFLFSLNLKNHLKFHKKITRLQKARKNRINARKVRQRRSKERKSDTKKKESTTGLNRHRRLCAGKETCQEQQLHLRGRKRTQRPLKNYTCDECNIVFYTRGRLSFHKKCHEQFKATANSYTNGSNEYHKSKICESDSDSKDCVSLPLSGKENCLNGGMLASEVEFEWADDVCDNKKMCSGKKFPENSHGSSSLPVIGNKSEAPLNSYNTDAIISKEGHLFDSKACHSQVQDDNAYHKFVENTKDVWPLNLSTFKTYKCQHCNYATAVHSDFKLHLEIHTDGRPFVCKECNKTFKTSNHLQKHSVTHIRDGYEFGHSFYVDNSLENLELCRKISLCPERDFAFLEGSNGIHSLHGSEVRGLQPDVRRGEENYLLAQSQPQFYQCAQCEYATYVLGNLEVHVRTHTGEKPYSCGVCQKKFRTSSHLRRHSVTHFNIGYLKCRSCDYSTNKWLSLKKHLASHSSEESSSTGWLCEQKLLPFKIHTCEVCGYCTPRNGNLKLHLRIHTGEKPFKCGQCAVAFRTSSHLKRHLLTH, from the exons ATGCGAGCAGGGAGCTGTCCGGCCGTCCGTCCGTGTCGGGACATGTCAGTGAAACAGGGGAGCTCGGAGCTGGCCGACGACAGCG AGTCGAATGTCTTTGAAATCGTTCTCCCGATCACTATCTTAGTGCTGAGCGATGATGACTTTCTCTGGGCGGAGGCTGAGGAGCAAGCAGCCAGCGTTCCAGAGCTGAGGAAGGAGAGCAAGCAGGAGGGTCACCTAAACAACAGGGTTTTCCTCAAAAGTGATGTGACACCTGCAAATGACAGTGATAGTTTAAGcattctggaagaaaacaagccTGCTTCAAATAAGGATTGTAGTGTGAAATACTCTGAAGAACATTGGGTTGCTGAGAGTGCATGTAACAACCATTTTGATCTGTTAAGTGACCACTGTGATGCAGACACAGATAAATATAGGCAAAATGACATGTTGCCTACATTGTCTTGCAAAACACAGCTTACAGAGGTAAACAAAACCAGTGACGGAGAAAAATGTGATAGTGATGATGGCTTTCAGATTCGGCtgcctctctcctctgctgACAGTGAGGGCAGAGATGATACCGTTGGGACAAGCGGACAGCTGACTTTGACAGTGGTATCCCAACATGAAGAGGAACTTGTCAGTGTTGCAAGTGTTCTTTCTGATGGTGGTCAAGAGACACAACCAGAAATCCACAAGGAGACGGAGGCAGTTGTTAAAATGGAAG ATCCTGATTCTTCAAAGAATGGAGAAAATGAAGCTAATAACATAAAGGGAAGCAAATATGAAGGTGAAACTCTGAGTTCTCTTTTGGAACATGGcttgaaagaactgaaatttaCCTATAATTGTTCTGCTCCACTTCTTAATGGATGTTCTCCTAATTCAGAAGAACTGCTAAAAGATGTAGGGAAACTGGAGACAAACACTTCCCCTTCTGCTGCATCAAATACTACTGGAGAGCATATTTGTGAGACATTAAGGCCACATGCTAAGAAAAGAAACCGGAAACAAAAAGTTGTTTCTCCTCATGCAAGCCCAAAAGAATTCCAAAGCCAGCAGGAAGGTTTGGCATGCCTAAGTAATAGTGTGACCATCAAACGTCTTTCTAAAGCATCTTGTTCTTTAAATAAGAATGAAAGGTTGAATTTGAAGTGCAGGCTTTGTAATTCTGTATATAAAAGCACTACACATCtaaagaaacatatttattcAGCTcataaatataagaaaatacacaaattcTACTTTTGTAAAAgaatctttctcttttctctcaaCCTTAAGAATCACCTTAAATTTCATAAGAAAATCACTAGGTtgcaaaaggcaagaaaaaatagaataaatgcGAGAAAAGTTAGACAGAGAAgatccaaagaaagaaaatctgacaccaagaaaaaagaaa GCACCACGGGGTTAAACAGACACAGAAGATTATGTGCTGGCAAGGAAACATGCCAAGAGCAGCAACTCCACCTACGTGGAAGAAAGAGAACTCAAAGACCTTTAAAGAATTACACATGTGATGAGTGTAACATAGTGTTTTATACGAGAGGACGTCTCAGCTTCCATAAGAAATGTCATGAACAGTTTAAGGCTACTGCTAATAGTTATACAAATGGGAGCAATGAATatcataaaagcaaaatatgtgAATCTGACAGTGATTCTAAGGACTGTGTTTCTCTACCTCTTTCTGGTAAGGAAAATTGTCTCAATGGGGGAATGCTGGCTTCTGAAGTAGAATTTGAGTGGGCAGATGATGTGTGTGACAATAAGAAAATGTGCTCTGGAAAGAAATTCCCTGAAAACAGCCATGGAAGCAGCAGCTTACCTGTTATCGGCAATAAATCAGAAGCTCCTCTGAACTCATACAACACAGATGCTATCATTTCCAAAGAGGGACATCTCTTTGACTCCAAGGCCTGTCATTCACAAGTTCAAGATGATAATGCATATCATAAATTTGTGGAAAACACAAAGGATGTGTGGCCTTTAAATTTGTCTACATTCAAAACGTACAAGTGCCAGCACTGCAACTATGCTACCGCTGTTCATAGTGACTTTAAGCTGCACCTAGAAATACATACAGATGGAAGGCCCTTTGTGTGTAAAGAATGCAAtaagacatttaaaacatcAAACCATTTGCAGAAACACAGTGTTACCCACATAAGGGATGGGTATGAGTTTGGCCATAGCTTCTATGTAGATAACAGCTTAGAGAATCTTGAATTGTGTCGTAAAATCAGCCTGTGTCCAGAAAGAGACTTCGCTTTCTTGGAAGGTTCAAACGGCATCCATTCCTTGCATGGTTCAGAAGTCCGTGGACTACAGCCAGATGTCCGAAGGGGcgaagaaaattatttgctagCACAAAGTCAGCCACAATTCTATCAGTGTGCACAGTGTGAGTATGCTACTTATGTTTTAGGCAATCTTGAAGTACATGTAAGAACTCACACAGGTGAGAAACCTTACAGCTGTGGTGTTTGTCAGAAGAAGTTTCGTACTTCCAGTCACCTGAGAAGACACAGTGTGACACATTTTAATATAGGGTATTTAAAGTGCAGGAGCTGTGACTATTCAACAAACAAATGGTTGTCCTTGAAAAAGCATCTGGCCTCACACTCTTCTGAGGAAAGCTCATCTACTGGCTGGCTCTGTGAACAAAAGCTGCTACCTTTCAAAATACATACTTGTGAAGTGTGTGGCTATTGCACACCCCGCAATGGAAACTTGAAGCTACATTTGAGAATTCATACAGGGGAGAAGCCATTCAAGTGTGGTCAGTGTGCTGTTGCTTTCCGCACATCTAGCCATCTGAAGAGGCACTTACTGACTCACTAA